The sequence GAAATACGCATTGCGAGTGGTGGTGTTGAACTACCCTCAGTAGGATAGGCCACCGCAAAGGGCCACTCGTCGATTGGTTGACGACCCTTATTTGCATCGTCGCCCTAAGGAAACATGAATGGACCGCGTGCGAAATCTTCTGGAACAGATCCAGAAACGCCTCGAAGAACTGAACAAGGCTGAGCGAAAAGTCGCCGAGGTCATCCTGCTCAACCCGCAGCAGGCGACCCGCTTCTCTATTGCCGCCCTCGCCCAAGCCGCTTCGGTGAGCGAACCGACGGTCAACCGTTTCTGCCGCTCGTTCGGCGTCAGTGGTTACCCTGAACTCAAATTGCAGTTGGCGCAAAGCCTGGCCAGCGGCGCGGCGTACGTCAGCCGCGCCGTGGAAGCCGATGATAACCCTGAGGCCTACACCCAGAAGATCTTTGGCAGTGCCATCGCGTCACTGGACGCCGCCTGCCAGGCCCTGGACCCGAACCTGATCAGCAAAGCCGTGGATTTGCTGATCCAGGCCCGGCAGATTCACTTTTTCGGCCTCGGAGCTTCAGCCCCGGTGGCCATGGATGCCCTGCACAAGTTTTTCCGCTTCAACCTGGCGGTGACGGCCCATGCCGATGTGCTGATGCAGCGGATGATCGCGTCGGTGGCCCATACGGGTGAGTTGTTTGTGATTATTTCCTACACCGGGCGTACCCGCGAGCTGGTGGAAGTGGCACGTATCGCCCGGGAAAATGGGGCTTCGGTGCTGGGTGTGACCGCCGAGAACTCGCCACTGGCCAAGGCCAGTACGGTGAGCCTGAACATTCCATTGCCGGAAGACACCGACATCTACATGCCGATGAC is a genomic window of Pseudomonas sp. ADAK18 containing:
- a CDS encoding MurR/RpiR family transcriptional regulator encodes the protein MRNLLEQIQKRLEELNKAERKVAEVILLNPQQATRFSIAALAQAASVSEPTVNRFCRSFGVSGYPELKLQLAQSLASGAAYVSRAVEADDNPEAYTQKIFGSAIASLDAACQALDPNLISKAVDLLIQARQIHFFGLGASAPVAMDALHKFFRFNLAVTAHADVLMQRMIASVAHTGELFVIISYTGRTRELVEVARIARENGASVLGVTAENSPLAKASTVSLNIPLPEDTDIYMPMTSRIIQLTVLDVLATGMTLRRGVDFQPHLRKIKESLNDSRYPVGDEFN